A genome region from Proteus vulgaris includes the following:
- a CDS encoding phage tail tape measure protein, giving the protein MSNNLKLQVVLSAVDKLTAPFRSAQESNKRLASAVRQSRDSLKTLNQQASQIDGFRKIKQQLTSTQQAYQSATQRVATLAKEIANTENPTKKQLEAFKKAQREAGQLKTKYEQLQQSAQRQSSALQANGISTNQLGQAQRRLNGDIERTTQQLRRQENQLRRSAEQERRMVAAKSQYQKTLDVRNKMAGAGATMTATGAGMLYSAKQTLMPGYEFNVGMSKVQALTRLDKNSDEFKMLREQAQELGATTAFTANQVAQGQAFYAMAGFKPEQIKNAMPGTLAMSLAGDIDLGTTADIGSNILTGFKLDSDQMGRVSDVLVGAFTRSNTSLTMLGDTMKYVAPVASGLGVDLETAAAATGKLGDAGIQGSMAGTSLRAILGRLAEPPKMAAKALEELGIKTRDAKGNLRDFPALLAELDKKTANMGNAQRAGFFKAIAGEEAFSALSVLAEQAGKGELQKFVDELKKAKGEAQNVAGTMTDNLDGDMKNLTSAWEALGIKIFDGIDKPLRQISQSITKAISKVESWVKANPELAKTLTMVGLAIAGIITTLGILSLSIAAMLGPLAAAKLSLSILGIKGGGALTLLLKPIKLLGSAFLWLGKAMLANPILLAIAAIAGAIYLIYKNWDKIEPYVTKVWESVKQRTAIAWQALKDTILKVWEGIKYIFFNWTIPGLIAKHWDSIVGYTKTAWASVKSVISGIWEGIKTFFMTQTLPGIIYSNWDQIVKYTQEKWEFLKTTISTKWDEIVEDTKALPAKFLQFGSDLIDSIIQGIKNKWTDFKNSIGELAIAAKEALTPEFAKTSDPKVQSALDSYNSNFAGMYDSGGYIPRGKFGIAGENGPEIVEGPANITSRKHTAMLATAALSLGSAFSLHAQNAPLHPHSLPVENYRTSPANVNIQQQRYQGAPAHYEINIHPQPNQSAQDIAQLVIAEIERRERDKQARLNSRYQDSEVW; this is encoded by the coding sequence ATGAGTAATAACTTAAAATTACAAGTTGTACTGAGTGCGGTTGATAAATTAACCGCACCGTTTCGCAGTGCGCAAGAAAGTAATAAACGACTGGCGTCCGCTGTACGCCAGTCGCGTGACTCGTTAAAAACACTTAATCAGCAAGCCTCACAAATTGACGGCTTTCGCAAGATTAAACAGCAGTTAACCTCCACACAGCAAGCGTATCAATCCGCCACACAACGTGTTGCCACCCTCGCCAAAGAAATTGCCAATACTGAAAATCCGACAAAAAAACAGTTAGAGGCGTTTAAAAAAGCGCAACGGGAAGCGGGGCAACTCAAAACCAAGTATGAGCAATTACAGCAGTCGGCACAGCGACAGAGCTCAGCATTACAAGCCAATGGCATTTCGACTAATCAACTCGGTCAAGCACAACGGCGACTTAATGGTGATATTGAACGCACCACGCAACAGCTCCGCCGGCAAGAAAATCAGTTAAGGCGCAGTGCCGAACAAGAACGGCGCATGGTGGCGGCTAAATCGCAGTATCAAAAGACGCTTGATGTGCGAAATAAAATGGCGGGTGCCGGTGCCACTATGACGGCAACCGGTGCCGGTATGTTGTATTCCGCGAAACAAACCTTAATGCCGGGATACGAGTTTAATGTCGGTATGTCAAAGGTGCAGGCATTAACGCGCTTAGATAAAAACTCCGATGAATTTAAGATGTTGCGTGAGCAAGCGCAGGAATTAGGCGCAACCACAGCATTTACGGCTAACCAAGTGGCGCAAGGTCAAGCATTTTATGCCATGGCAGGTTTTAAGCCTGAGCAAATTAAAAATGCTATGCCCGGAACGCTGGCAATGTCACTGGCGGGTGATATTGATTTAGGTACCACGGCAGATATCGGTTCCAATATTTTAACCGGCTTTAAGCTCGACTCTGACCAAATGGGGCGAGTGAGTGATGTGTTAGTCGGCGCTTTTACCCGTTCAAATACCAGTTTGACCATGCTCGGCGACACGATGAAATATGTCGCACCGGTGGCGTCAGGGTTAGGGGTTGATCTAGAAACTGCTGCCGCCGCAACGGGTAAATTAGGTGATGCGGGTATTCAAGGTTCAATGGCGGGTACTTCATTACGCGCTATCTTAGGGCGTCTTGCTGAACCGCCGAAAATGGCAGCCAAAGCATTAGAAGAACTTGGCATTAAAACACGAGATGCAAAAGGGAACTTAAGAGATTTTCCAGCATTGTTGGCGGAGCTAGATAAAAAAACTGCCAATATGGGTAATGCGCAACGGGCAGGATTCTTTAAAGCGATTGCCGGTGAGGAGGCTTTTTCTGCGTTATCTGTGCTTGCTGAACAAGCAGGAAAAGGAGAATTACAGAAGTTTGTAGATGAATTAAAAAAAGCTAAAGGCGAAGCCCAAAACGTCGCGGGTACTATGACGGATAACCTTGATGGTGATATGAAAAATCTAACATCAGCGTGGGAAGCCTTAGGCATAAAAATATTTGATGGAATTGATAAGCCATTACGTCAAATTTCTCAAAGTATTACAAAGGCAATATCAAAGGTTGAATCATGGGTGAAGGCTAACCCTGAGCTGGCTAAAACACTGACTATGGTGGGTTTAGCCATTGCGGGCATAATTACCACGCTCGGTATTCTCTCGTTATCTATTGCAGCAATGTTAGGACCATTGGCTGCCGCGAAATTAAGCCTGTCAATTTTAGGCATTAAAGGCGGTGGCGCACTCACACTGTTATTAAAACCCATTAAATTATTAGGCAGTGCATTTTTATGGCTGGGTAAAGCCATGTTAGCTAATCCTATTTTGTTAGCTATTGCCGCTATTGCGGGGGCTATTTATCTGATTTATAAAAATTGGGATAAGATTGAACCGTATGTCACTAAGGTGTGGGAATCTGTTAAACAGCGCACCGCTATTGCATGGCAAGCATTGAAAGACACCATTTTAAAAGTATGGGAAGGGATTAAATACATCTTCTTTAACTGGACAATACCGGGCTTAATTGCAAAACATTGGGATAGTATTGTTGGCTATACCAAAACCGCGTGGGCGTCGGTAAAATCTGTGATTTCGGGAATATGGGAAGGCATTAAAACCTTTTTCATGACACAAACGTTACCAGGGATTATTTATAGTAATTGGGATCAAATCGTTAAGTACACCCAAGAAAAATGGGAATTCCTTAAAACAACGATATCGACTAAATGGGATGAGATTGTCGAAGATACCAAAGCATTACCGGCTAAATTTTTACAGTTCGGTAGTGACCTGATTGATTCCATTATTCAGGGAATAAAAAATAAATGGACGGACTTTAAAAATAGCATTGGAGAATTGGCAATCGCCGCTAAAGAAGCGCTGACGCCTGAGTTTGCTAAAACCTCCGATCCGAAAGTGCAGTCTGCATTAGATTCTTACAACAGCAACTTTGCTGGTATGTATGATTCAGGGGGTTATATCCCGCGTGGCAAGTTTGGTATAGCCGGCGAAAATGGTCCTGAAATTGTCGAAGGCCCTGCAAACATCACCAGTCGTAAACATACCGCCATGTTAGCGACAGCTGCATTATCGCTAGGCAGTGCCTTTTCATTACATGCACAAAATGCGCCATTGCATCCGCACAGTTTGCCAGTTGAAAACTATCGCACGTCACCGGCTAACGTGAACATTCAGCAACAACGTTATCAAGGCGCGCCAGCACATTATGAAATTAATATTCACCCTCAACCGAATCAATCCGCGCAAGATATCGCACAACTTGTTATCGCGGAAATTGAACGCCGTGAGCGTGACAAACAAGCACGATTAAATAGCCGTTATCAAGACAGTGAGGTGTGGTAA
- a CDS encoding phage tail protein → MMAALGVFVFELRTVPYQSLQKQQTWRHGFTQRVARRPAQQFIGPDTDVITLSGALYPSLTGGKVSLLALELMADSGKAWSFIDGTGTIHGMFVITDLQRTHTEFFQDGAARKIDFSLTLKRVDDSISQMLGDLSDQLGMMTNGAGEAMKGVLS, encoded by the coding sequence ATGATGGCAGCACTTGGGGTATTTGTGTTTGAGTTACGCACCGTACCTTATCAATCGCTACAAAAACAACAAACGTGGCGACATGGTTTTACTCAACGTGTCGCACGCCGACCGGCACAACAATTTATTGGTCCTGATACCGATGTGATCACCTTGTCGGGGGCGCTTTATCCCTCATTAACTGGCGGTAAAGTGTCATTGTTAGCGTTGGAGTTAATGGCGGATAGCGGTAAAGCGTGGTCGTTTATTGATGGTACGGGCACCATTCACGGCATGTTTGTGATCACCGATTTACAACGTACCCACACCGAATTTTTCCAAGACGGTGCTGCCAGAAAAATTGATTTCTCGCTGACATTAAAACGAGTGGATGACTCCATCAGTCAGATGTTGGGAGATTTAAGCGACCAATTAGGCATGATGACCAACGGTGCCGGTGAAGCGATGAAAGGGGTTTTATCATAA